The Stutzerimonas stutzeri genome segment ACGCCCTGGCCATCGCCTTGTGCCATGCCCATCATCGGCAGAGCCTGATTCCGCATGGCCTCTCGGGCGCCAAGCGGCGCGGTGGCCGCCTGCGCCTGTAGCGGTCCATCGCTGTGATGTCGTTCTTCGCGTTCTGATGCCACCCGTTTATTCCGGCCGAAGCCGGGCATGCCGATCCTAGGAGAGCAGAGTTTGTGATTGGACGTTTGCGCGGCACCCTGGCTGAAAAACAGCCGCCCCACCTGATCGTCGACGTGAATGGGGTCGGCTATGAAGTCGAAGTGCCCATGACTACCCTGTATCGCCTGCCAGCAGTAGGCGAGCCGGTAACGCTGCATATTCATCTGGTGGTGCGCGAGGATGCCCAGCTGTTGTACGGCTTCTCGGATAAGCGCGACCGTGAGCTGTTTCGTGAGCTGATTCGCCTCAACGGCGTGGGCCCCAAGCTGGCGCTGGCCTTGATGTCAGGGCTGGAGGTCGACGAACTGGTGCGCTGTGTTCAGGCTCAGGACACCTCCGTGCTGGTCAAGATTCCCGGCGTGGGCAAGAAAACCGCCGAGCGTCTGCTGGTGGAACTCAAGGATCGCTTCAAGGCCTGGGAGAACATGCCGTCCATCGCAACGCTGGTGGTGGAACCCCAGAGAGCCGTGGCAGTCTCAAGCGCGGAGAACGATGCCGTCAGTGCCCTGATCTCGCTGGGCTTCAAGCCGCAAGAGGCCAGCCGTGCTGTATCCGCCGTACAGGGAGACGATTTGAGCAGTGAAGACCTGATCCGCCGTGCACTCAAGGGAATGGTCTAGTGATCGAAGCAGATCGTCTGATTACCGCCACCGGTCGAGACCGCGAGGAGCAGTTCGACCGCGCCATTCGCCCGCTGAACCTGGCCGATTACATTGGGCAGCCTGTCGTGCGCGAGCAGATGGATCTCTTCATTCGTGCCGCCCGGGCGCGCAAGGAAGCGCTGGATCACACGCTTATCTTCGGTCCTCCAGGGCTCGGCAAGACTACGCTGGCCAACATCATCGCGCAGGAGATGGGGGTATCGATCAAGAGTACATCGGGGCCGGTGCTTGAGCGCCCGGGTGATCTCGCCGCGTTGCTGACCAATCTGGAGGAGGGCGACGTCCTCTTTGTCGACGAGATCCACCGGTTGTCGCCCATCGTCGAAGAGGTGCTCTATCCGGCGATGGAAGACTTCCAGCTCGACATCATGATCGGCGAGGGGCCCGCTGCGCGCTCGATCAAGCTCGACCTGCCGCCGTTCACGTTGGTCGGGGCAACGACCCGGGCCGGTATGTTGACCAATCCGCTGCGAGATCGCTTCGGTATCGTGCAGCGTCTGGAGTTCTACTCCACCGCTGATCTGGCCACCATCGTCGCGCGGTCGGCTGGCATTCTCGGCCTGCCCATAGAGGCCGAAGGCGCTGTCGAAATTGCGCGCCGGGCGCGGGGAACGCCACGCATCGCCAATCGCCTGCTACGGCGCGTTCGCGACTTCGCCGAGGTGCGCGGCAACGGGGAAATCACGCGTGGCACTGCCGACCTGGCGTTGAACATGCTCGACGTCGACGAGCGCGGCCTGGATCACCAGGATCGCCGCTTGCTACTGACGCTCATCGAGAAGTTCGACGGTGGGCCTGTGGGTATCGACAGTCTTGCCGCCGCGATCAGCGAGGAGCGTCATACCATCGAGGACGTGCTCGAGCCCTACCTCATTCAGCAGGGCTACATCATGCGTACCCCGCGCGGCCGGGTGGTCACGCGTCACGCCTATCTGCACTTCGGTTTGAACCTGCCGAAACGCATGGTTGAGCCGCCAATCGCCGACCTTTTCAGTGGCGATATGGATTGAGAAAAAATCTTTGTTTCACCCGATTGGCATTTGCAGGGCCTGGCACTAGTATGCGCGCGGAATCACATGCTCAACCGTTTCTCCACCGGTGTCGTGTCTATTACGAAGACACCGATGCGGGCGGTATCGTTTATTACGTCAATTATCTCAAGTTCATGGAGCGGGCCCGTACCGAGCGGTTGCGCAGCCTGGGGTTCGCCCAGTCGCAGCTGGTTGGTGAAGACCTGCTTTTTGTCGTGCATTCCAGCGAAGCGCGATACCACGCACCGGCCAGGCTGGACGATGAGTTGCTGGTGTCGGCTGAAGTGATAGAAATGAAGCGCGCAAGCCTGCGATTCAAGCAGCAGGTGCGGCGAGCGAAGGATGATGTGCTGCTCTGCGAAGGGCAGTTCGTGGTGGCCTGTGTGCGCACCGAGAGTTTGAAACCCCGTTCCATTCCCGAAGGGCTGCGAGCAGCTTTCGCCGGGTCGGGCCTACCCCCTGCAGGAGAGTAAGCGTGGAAGCCAACGTCGATCATATGTCCATGTGGAGCCTGATCAGCAATGCCAGCTTTGTGGTTCAGTTGGTGATGCTGATTCTGGTAGGCGCCTCGGTGATGTCGTGGATCCTGATTTTCCAGCGCGGCGCCATGCTTCGTGCCGCCAAGCGTTCGCTGGATGCCTTCGAGGAGCGCTTCTGGTCCGGAATCGACCTGTCCAAGCTTTACCGGCAAGCTGGCAGCAACCCTGATCCCGATTCGGGTGTGGAGCAGATCTTCCGTGCCGGATTCAAGGAATTTTCCCGTCTGCGCCAGCAGCAGGGCGTAGATCCAGACGCGGTGATGGATGGTGTCAACCGCGCCATGCGAGTGGCTATCTCGCGCGAGGAAGAGAAGCTCGAACAGAGCCTGCCATTCCTGGCAACTGTCGGTTCCACCAGCCCCTATATCGGTCTGTTCGGTACCGTTTGGGGCATCATGAACTCGTTCCGCGGCCTGGCGCAGGTGCAGCAGGCGACCCTGGCGACCGTGGCCCCCGGCATTGCCGAAGCGCTGATCGCTACCGCCATCGGTCTGTTCGCCGCAATTCCTGCGGTCATCGCCTACAACCGCTTCTCGGCGCGTGGTGAGATGCTCATCGGTCGCTATTACACCTTTGCCGATGAATTCCAGGCGATTCTGCACCGCAAAGTTCACACCACTGAAGATTGAGGCCGCAGGCCATGGCTAGAATTCGCAACAGACGCAAACCTGTCGCTGAAATGAACGTGGTTCCCTACATCGACGTGATGCTGGTGCTATTGGTCATTTTCATGGTGACCGCGCCGATGCTCAATCAGGGTGTAAAGGTCGATCTGCCGAAGGTCAGCAGCGAGGTCCTGCCTCAGGATAACGATGCGCGCGTACTGACCATCTCGATCAAAGCCGACAAAACCTACTACTGGAACATGGGCTCCGAGGTCGACACGGACACCGTTCAGGACAAGGCGCTGACCCTCGGCGAGATGACCAAGGCGGTGACCGCGATCATGAACCAGA includes the following:
- the ruvA gene encoding Holliday junction branch migration protein RuvA; this encodes MIGRLRGTLAEKQPPHLIVDVNGVGYEVEVPMTTLYRLPAVGEPVTLHIHLVVREDAQLLYGFSDKRDRELFRELIRLNGVGPKLALALMSGLEVDELVRCVQAQDTSVLVKIPGVGKKTAERLLVELKDRFKAWENMPSIATLVVEPQRAVAVSSAENDAVSALISLGFKPQEASRAVSAVQGDDLSSEDLIRRALKGMV
- the ruvB gene encoding Holliday junction branch migration DNA helicase RuvB, producing MIEADRLITATGRDREEQFDRAIRPLNLADYIGQPVVREQMDLFIRAARARKEALDHTLIFGPPGLGKTTLANIIAQEMGVSIKSTSGPVLERPGDLAALLTNLEEGDVLFVDEIHRLSPIVEEVLYPAMEDFQLDIMIGEGPAARSIKLDLPPFTLVGATTRAGMLTNPLRDRFGIVQRLEFYSTADLATIVARSAGILGLPIEAEGAVEIARRARGTPRIANRLLRRVRDFAEVRGNGEITRGTADLALNMLDVDERGLDHQDRRLLLTLIEKFDGGPVGIDSLAAAISEERHTIEDVLEPYLIQQGYIMRTPRGRVVTRHAYLHFGLNLPKRMVEPPIADLFSGDMD
- the ybgC gene encoding tol-pal system-associated acyl-CoA thioesterase gives rise to the protein MRAESHAQPFLHRCRVYYEDTDAGGIVYYVNYLKFMERARTERLRSLGFAQSQLVGEDLLFVVHSSEARYHAPARLDDELLVSAEVIEMKRASLRFKQQVRRAKDDVLLCEGQFVVACVRTESLKPRSIPEGLRAAFAGSGLPPAGE
- the tolQ gene encoding protein TolQ encodes the protein MEANVDHMSMWSLISNASFVVQLVMLILVGASVMSWILIFQRGAMLRAAKRSLDAFEERFWSGIDLSKLYRQAGSNPDPDSGVEQIFRAGFKEFSRLRQQQGVDPDAVMDGVNRAMRVAISREEEKLEQSLPFLATVGSTSPYIGLFGTVWGIMNSFRGLAQVQQATLATVAPGIAEALIATAIGLFAAIPAVIAYNRFSARGEMLIGRYYTFADEFQAILHRKVHTTED
- the tolR gene encoding protein TolR, yielding MARIRNRRKPVAEMNVVPYIDVMLVLLVIFMVTAPMLNQGVKVDLPKVSSEVLPQDNDARVLTISIKADKTYYWNMGSEVDTDTVQDKALTLGEMTKAVTAIMNQNRSQGKQVQVFVRGDKAVDYGSVMAAMGGLQEAGVGNVGLITEAP